In Sphingobacterium thalpophilum, a genomic segment contains:
- a CDS encoding IS4 family transposase, whose product MSHKNTEKNLVGQPIFKQILQFIPRNKFDLLVNKHQSDRYYKTFDSWTHLMTMLFGIFSRCDSMGEICDGMQGLAGKLNYLGMEKSPAKSTAGDGLRGRDNEFFKDVYFMLLEHFKSVLSVSRIDNVSFAKLFIFDSSTIRLFSDIMKGVGRNPKNEGKKKGGLKVHMMTDAHSDTPEFVKISEAKLHDKNFLQYLNLAAHSMIVFDRAYNHYLQFAHWTEQQVNFVCRLKKNAVYQVEEELFRQELQDGESGVLLEEHVHLIYKEDNKQKTLCLRKVNYRDDKGRIFEFITNNFEISREEVAFLYKLRWNIELLFKKLKQNFQLHYFYSETENGIKTQIWCTLIAQLLLQVLRVKSKSKKAFSTIAALIRIHLISHLEIFWMVQNSRRTYTKQKKRRKPPWIQTELF is encoded by the coding sequence ATGAGCCATAAAAATACAGAAAAGAATTTAGTCGGTCAGCCAATTTTCAAACAAATATTGCAATTTATCCCCCGCAACAAGTTTGATTTATTGGTTAACAAGCATCAATCAGACCGATATTATAAAACATTTGATTCGTGGACGCATTTGATGACGATGCTTTTCGGCATATTCAGCCGATGCGATTCTATGGGTGAAATATGCGATGGGATGCAAGGTTTGGCAGGGAAACTCAATTATTTGGGAATGGAAAAATCTCCCGCCAAGAGCACGGCAGGCGATGGGCTTCGGGGCAGGGACAATGAATTTTTCAAGGATGTCTATTTTATGTTATTGGAACATTTCAAGTCCGTTTTGTCGGTCAGCCGTATTGATAATGTTTCTTTTGCCAAGCTTTTTATCTTCGATTCCAGTACCATACGCTTGTTTTCAGACATTATGAAAGGAGTAGGCAGAAACCCCAAGAACGAAGGAAAGAAAAAAGGCGGACTGAAAGTACACATGATGACAGATGCCCACAGCGATACGCCTGAATTTGTGAAAATCAGCGAAGCTAAACTGCACGACAAAAATTTTCTTCAGTATTTGAATCTGGCAGCCCACAGCATGATTGTTTTTGACAGAGCTTACAATCATTACCTGCAATTTGCCCATTGGACGGAGCAACAAGTCAATTTTGTGTGCAGATTGAAGAAAAATGCGGTATATCAAGTAGAGGAAGAACTCTTCAGACAAGAGTTGCAAGACGGAGAATCCGGTGTTTTGCTGGAAGAGCACGTTCATCTCATTTACAAAGAAGACAATAAGCAAAAGACTTTATGCCTCAGAAAAGTAAACTACAGGGATGATAAAGGGCGGATTTTTGAGTTTATCACCAATAATTTTGAAATCAGCCGGGAAGAAGTCGCTTTTTTGTACAAACTTCGTTGGAACATTGAACTATTGTTCAAAAAACTCAAACAAAACTTCCAGTTACATTATTTTTATTCCGAAACAGAAAACGGCATCAAAACCCAAATTTGGTGTACCCTGATTGCACAGCTACTGTTGCAAGTTCTACGTGTAAAATCAAAGAGCAAAAAGGCATTTTCTACCATTGCGGCACTCATCAGGATTCATTTAATCAGCCATCTGGAAATATTTTGGATGGTACAGAACAGCAGGAGAACTTACACGAAACAGAAAAAACGAAGAAAACCACCTTGGATACAGACAGAATTGTTCTGA
- a CDS encoding carboxypeptidase-like regulatory domain-containing protein, whose translation MKHKLLSFLLGGAILTSVAFAQEKKVSGRVTGTNGEGLPGVTIVIQGTNQATQTDANGNYSINVPTGKILVFRSVGYSDKTITVAQGSSLYNIQLSGNESVLDEVVVTGAGLTASRRSIGAAQTTIKAEDLQQAKPTNIVTGLTGKVAGLTVQGVGSGVNPNYRVMLRGMRSLTGNNQALIVIDNVISPSSMLGNLNPDDVEDITVLNGSSAAALYGSQASNGALIIKTKRGAASNGLEVTIDNTTTFENVNFLPEVQKRFGSGYSAHDIFYVPYENQQYGPAFDGSIVQIGDPLEDGSTQTGPYSWNGGKDKFWETGVTNMTNLAVASKHENSSFRFSGQYLKSTGTVPFDKYNRASARVNGSRKLNDILNHY comes from the coding sequence ATGAAACACAAACTACTCAGTTTTTTATTGGGTGGTGCTATCCTCACTTCGGTAGCATTCGCCCAAGAAAAGAAGGTTAGTGGACGAGTGACAGGTACAAATGGCGAGGGGTTGCCAGGCGTTACTATTGTTATTCAAGGTACTAACCAAGCCACACAAACCGATGCAAACGGTAACTATTCCATTAATGTTCCTACTGGAAAAATTTTAGTCTTTCGTTCTGTAGGCTATTCAGACAAAACAATTACAGTTGCACAAGGTTCCAGTTTGTATAATATACAACTTAGTGGAAATGAATCTGTTCTTGATGAAGTCGTTGTGACTGGTGCGGGGTTAACTGCTAGTCGTCGTTCAATTGGAGCTGCACAGACCACAATTAAAGCGGAGGATTTACAACAGGCTAAGCCAACCAATATCGTGACAGGTTTAACTGGTAAAGTCGCAGGTCTTACTGTACAAGGTGTAGGATCGGGTGTGAACCCTAATTACCGTGTCATGTTAAGGGGGATGCGTTCGTTAACTGGTAATAACCAAGCATTGATTGTTATTGACAACGTAATTTCTCCATCTTCTATGCTGGGGAATTTAAACCCAGACGATGTTGAAGATATTACAGTTCTAAACGGATCTTCCGCGGCTGCCTTATATGGTTCGCAAGCTTCTAACGGTGCTTTGATTATTAAAACGAAAAGAGGTGCTGCTAGTAATGGATTAGAGGTAACTATCGATAATACGACTACATTTGAGAATGTTAACTTTTTGCCTGAAGTTCAAAAACGTTTTGGTTCAGGCTATTCGGCGCATGATATCTTTTATGTACCCTACGAAAACCAACAATATGGACCTGCTTTTGATGGCTCTATAGTGCAAATTGGTGATCCTCTAGAGGATGGATCAACACAAACAGGACCTTATTCGTGGAATGGTGGAAAGGATAAATTTTGGGAAACAGGAGTGACAAACATGACAAATTTGGCCGTGGCATCCAAACATGAGAATAGCTCTTTCCGTTTTTCAGGGCAATATTTAAAATCGACAGGTACCGTTCCTTTTGATAAATATAATAGAGCATCTGCTCGTGTAAACGGAAGTCGAAAATTAAATGATATTCTCAATCACTACTAA
- a CDS encoding FecR domain-containing protein produces the protein MIYNRTYVKELIRKRMDASISFTESDQLEAAEKIFSEEEFDAMIAEVIEEMSTNRSNELSIEWRPDFEQIRAAGDRLARKKKRQLWWWCAAAAVLFLLLPAVIVMLKHRDYRAEIGLECASMSSGTEIPLSESAGTIMLADSSIIRLDTNATGVLLDLNGISLAKTAEGVLEFDKSSSGREVNANETDIVIRTAARQQCVIEFPYGMRVRLNAQSTLCYPLTQGDSTHLFIEGEALIDIPSQLFGSVMVIHTINGKISSDYGRFELASYAQFTRATVSYGEVLVSDCRSNKRQVLQCSDEVAVIKSYLPKGEKIQRDSLFYLTNGDFEQASQWANAVREYKDVPLTEFVWQMSRWHGFTVKNMKCIPNKLISTTVCYRTNREKVYAVIRDAGVLMYEKKGMISFCPEDHKESRTAMK, from the coding sequence ATGATTTACAACAGAACATATGTAAAAGAACTGATCAGGAAGCGTATGGACGCGAGTATCAGTTTTACAGAATCCGATCAATTAGAAGCAGCGGAGAAAATTTTTAGTGAAGAGGAATTTGATGCAATGATTGCCGAGGTGATCGAAGAAATGTCTACTAATCGGTCAAACGAATTATCCATCGAGTGGCGGCCTGATTTTGAACAGATCCGGGCTGCGGGAGATCGGTTAGCTAGGAAAAAGAAACGGCAATTATGGTGGTGGTGTGCTGCAGCAGCAGTTTTATTTCTTTTGCTGCCGGCTGTAATTGTCATGTTAAAACACAGGGATTATAGGGCTGAAATCGGTCTGGAATGTGCTAGTATGTCCTCTGGTACGGAAATACCATTGTCTGAATCTGCAGGTACAATAATGCTTGCTGATTCATCTATCATTCGATTGGATACGAATGCAACCGGAGTATTGCTTGATTTAAACGGTATTTCGCTCGCCAAGACCGCCGAGGGGGTATTGGAATTTGATAAATCATCCAGTGGGCGGGAAGTAAATGCAAACGAGACGGATATCGTGATCAGAACAGCTGCTCGTCAGCAATGTGTTATAGAATTTCCGTACGGTATGCGGGTCCGGCTGAATGCCCAATCAACTCTTTGTTATCCGTTGACGCAAGGAGATAGTACACATCTGTTTATCGAGGGCGAGGCGCTTATAGACATACCTAGCCAACTGTTTGGGAGCGTGATGGTAATACACACTATCAATGGAAAAATTTCGAGTGATTACGGAAGGTTTGAATTAGCATCTTATGCCCAGTTTACGCGAGCAACGGTATCATACGGAGAAGTTTTAGTTTCTGATTGCAGATCAAACAAAAGGCAGGTGCTTCAATGTTCGGACGAAGTTGCGGTTATCAAATCCTATTTACCGAAGGGTGAAAAAATACAAAGGGATAGTCTATTTTATTTAACGAACGGGGATTTTGAACAAGCTTCGCAATGGGCGAATGCTGTACGTGAATACAAAGATGTCCCACTGACAGAGTTTGTCTGGCAGATGAGCCGCTGGCATGGATTTACGGTCAAAAATATGAAATGCATACCGAATAAGCTCATAAGTACGACTGTGTGCTACAGGACCAACAGGGAAAAAGTTTATGCTGTGATACGCGATGCTGGCGTGTTGATGTATGAGAAAAAAGGGATGATAAGTTTTTGCCCTGAAGATCATAAGGAAAGTCGTACAGCGATGAAATGA
- a CDS encoding sigma-70 family RNA polymerase sigma factor, with protein sequence MAKETNTYDRYFFQLLDSQPNVALEQIFAHYGGSLEKYIRRFIYDDDDLVKDVLNETLIVIWEKRQLVAKLEAPVYWMQRVAKNKALYYIRCEAKYNKISLDNGLDMASGQCADDRFAYNELEMLILEACEELPPQDRELVIKSKFEGRSNKELMATYGMAEQTVKNKLSRALKVIRKKLKDLMGLFVYYKVK encoded by the coding sequence ATGGCAAAAGAAACAAATACATACGATCGTTACTTTTTTCAATTATTAGACTCACAGCCTAATGTAGCGCTTGAGCAGATTTTTGCGCATTATGGCGGGAGTCTGGAAAAGTATATCCGTCGTTTTATTTATGATGATGACGATCTAGTCAAAGATGTATTAAATGAGACATTAATCGTAATCTGGGAAAAAAGGCAGTTGGTCGCGAAGCTAGAAGCACCTGTATATTGGATGCAGCGCGTAGCGAAAAATAAAGCTCTTTATTATATCAGATGTGAGGCAAAATACAATAAGATTTCGCTCGATAACGGTCTGGATATGGCTAGTGGTCAATGCGCAGACGATAGATTTGCCTATAACGAACTTGAGATGCTGATCTTGGAGGCTTGTGAGGAATTACCTCCCCAGGATCGGGAGCTTGTCATTAAATCGAAGTTTGAGGGTAGGAGTAACAAGGAATTAATGGCAACCTATGGAATGGCAGAACAGACGGTGAAAAATAAATTGTCTAGGGCACTGAAGGTGATCCGAAAAAAGTTGAAAGATCTTATGGGCTTATTTGTTTATTACAAGGTGAAATGA
- a CDS encoding MauE/DoxX family redox-associated membrane protein produces MNARTAHIAMESIRIGFMVFWIYVAIDKLMEPSAFQAALLRQPLPSSWAKPLSLTLPTFEFTTGILLAGRYKKIGLLLSIALLSSFSVYIALGLLNLYPQKPCGCASVFESLSWEWHLVVNMVLFTLSILGWYLTGPTSPMERYEKKDLSIGFTFTPPIPLGIVILCLCHTSQKHFPRKFALFPA; encoded by the coding sequence ATGAACGCAAGAACGGCACATATCGCAATGGAAAGCATCCGAATCGGATTTATGGTCTTTTGGATCTATGTAGCTATAGACAAGCTCATGGAACCCAGCGCATTCCAAGCTGCTCTTCTCCGGCAACCGTTACCAAGCAGCTGGGCAAAACCTCTTTCTTTGACACTTCCTACTTTTGAGTTCACTACCGGAATCCTTTTAGCCGGTCGGTATAAAAAAATAGGATTACTGCTATCTATAGCTTTATTATCCTCTTTCAGTGTCTATATTGCATTGGGACTACTCAATCTATATCCGCAGAAACCGTGTGGCTGCGCATCCGTATTTGAAAGTTTGTCGTGGGAATGGCACTTGGTGGTAAATATGGTCCTTTTTACGTTATCCATATTGGGATGGTACTTGACTGGCCCAACCAGCCCCATGGAAAGGTACGAGAAAAAGGATCTATCAATTGGCTTTACCTTTACACCGCCCATTCCTTTAGGTATTGTCATACTTTGTCTTTGTCACACTTCTCAAAAACACTTTCCGCGAAAATTTGCACTATTCCCGGCTTAG
- a CDS encoding RagB/SusD family nutrient uptake outer membrane protein — MDKIERTDVNSGDWKNVYGSAHFYRAYYLLQLLWTYAPAFDPEGKNEERGIVLRFKSDFNVKSEFSTVGECYQQVLKDAQMAAENLEDVPLLKSRPSKAGAYALLARAYLSMGLYEQAGNAADESLKLFNELMDYNQPEDGIKISASVPFSKFTKETIFYSEMGQKFQNYIPTRALIDSNLMNSYDSADLRRIAFFSASGKYFKFKGTYSHSIQWMFSGLTTAEMLLIRAESNARKGTLKASMQDVNLLLKNRWDRTKVFVPKAAQDNNEALGIVLLERRKELLMRGIRLSDIKRLNLEGTAIKMVRMIEGERVELSPNSSKLILNTPTDLDVFLR; from the coding sequence TTGGACAAAATTGAAAGGACCGATGTCAACAGCGGTGACTGGAAAAATGTCTATGGCTCGGCTCATTTTTACAGGGCTTACTATTTACTTCAGTTACTATGGACTTACGCTCCAGCGTTTGATCCGGAGGGAAAGAATGAGGAGAGAGGCATTGTCTTGCGTTTTAAATCTGATTTTAATGTGAAGAGTGAATTTTCTACGGTAGGTGAATGCTATCAGCAAGTATTGAAAGATGCTCAAATGGCCGCGGAAAATTTAGAGGATGTCCCTTTGCTGAAATCACGGCCTTCAAAAGCAGGCGCATATGCACTATTAGCCCGGGCTTACCTGTCCATGGGTCTTTACGAACAAGCAGGAAATGCCGCCGACGAATCGTTGAAGCTGTTCAATGAGCTAATGGATTATAATCAGCCTGAAGACGGAATAAAGATTAGCGCTTCGGTGCCCTTTTCGAAGTTTACCAAGGAAACGATCTTTTATTCTGAAATGGGTCAAAAGTTTCAGAACTATATCCCAACGCGCGCTTTAATCGATTCTAATTTAATGAATAGCTATGACAGTGCCGATCTGAGACGGATAGCTTTTTTTAGTGCTTCCGGCAAGTATTTTAAATTTAAAGGAACTTATTCCCATTCCATACAGTGGATGTTTTCTGGGTTAACAACGGCAGAGATGCTTCTGATACGCGCGGAAAGCAATGCCCGGAAAGGTACTTTGAAAGCGAGCATGCAGGATGTTAATCTCCTGCTAAAAAATCGGTGGGATCGTACGAAGGTATTTGTGCCAAAAGCAGCACAGGATAACAACGAAGCTTTGGGGATTGTATTGCTGGAAAGACGAAAAGAACTGTTGATGAGGGGAATTCGTTTATCAGATATTAAACGCTTGAACCTCGAAGGAACAGCCATTAAAATGGTTCGTATGATAGAAGGAGAGCGGGTGGAGCTTAGTCCGAATTCATCAAAGCTAATTTTAAATACTCCTACAGACTTAGATGTTTTTCTAAGATAA
- a CDS encoding IS5 family transposase, which produces MLGKNPEKKPELFRPMLVDFIDHEHELVLLSEKIDWNYFEKEFSPLYSKVGNPSHPIRFMVGCLLLKHLYNLGDETLEKAWIMNPYMQHFCGRVFFEHEFPCDPSNFVHFRKRIGEKGIEKIFAYSVRMHDAKTNTSNFVLSDTTVQENNTSFPTDAKLCKKVIDYCNKIAGNEGIKQRQRYTKVSKQMVRNTYNGKHPKRAKAARKSQRQLKTIAMRLIRELQRNFNAEQQEFYKDLMTLYTKVVTQKRNDADKIYSIHKPFTRCIAKGKAHSQYEFGNKVGLITTANKGKKIILGIKAFLQTPYDGHTIEPLLEQMETGGQKLPKELLYDRGGRGKSEIKGVKISIPSTPRKKDTAYQKQTKRKKFRTRAAIEPIIGHLKTDFRLAKNYFMGETGPQINALLAATAWNMKKMMELLKQKIIFLFYKIQIMLFSNPVFKYKLNSGFC; this is translated from the coding sequence ATGTTGGGGAAAAATCCAGAAAAGAAGCCAGAATTATTTCGCCCAATGTTGGTGGATTTTATTGACCACGAGCATGAACTTGTTCTACTTTCAGAAAAAATAGATTGGAATTATTTTGAGAAAGAATTTTCGCCCTTGTATTCCAAAGTGGGCAATCCGAGCCATCCGATTCGGTTTATGGTGGGTTGTTTGCTACTGAAACATTTGTATAATTTGGGCGATGAGACGTTGGAAAAAGCCTGGATCATGAATCCTTATATGCAGCATTTTTGTGGCAGGGTTTTCTTTGAACACGAATTTCCTTGTGACCCGAGTAATTTTGTTCATTTCCGAAAAAGAATTGGCGAAAAAGGTATCGAAAAAATCTTTGCCTACAGCGTAAGAATGCACGATGCCAAGACGAACACCTCAAATTTTGTTTTGTCCGATACTACCGTTCAGGAGAATAATACCTCTTTTCCTACCGATGCAAAATTGTGCAAAAAAGTGATTGATTATTGCAACAAAATAGCCGGAAATGAAGGCATAAAACAAAGACAACGCTACACAAAAGTCAGCAAACAAATGGTGCGCAACACCTACAACGGAAAACATCCCAAGCGGGCAAAAGCGGCAAGGAAATCTCAAAGACAGCTCAAAACCATCGCCATGAGACTGATTCGTGAATTGCAACGGAATTTTAATGCAGAACAGCAAGAATTTTATAAAGATTTAATGACATTGTACACCAAGGTTGTCACACAAAAAAGAAACGATGCCGATAAAATTTACAGCATTCACAAGCCTTTTACCCGATGTATTGCCAAAGGAAAAGCGCATAGCCAGTATGAATTTGGGAATAAGGTAGGTTTGATAACCACCGCCAACAAAGGCAAGAAAATCATTCTCGGGATTAAAGCATTTTTGCAAACTCCTTACGATGGTCACACCATAGAACCACTTTTGGAACAGATGGAAACCGGTGGTCAAAAGCTCCCAAAAGAACTCCTTTACGATAGAGGTGGCAGAGGAAAATCAGAAATAAAGGGCGTGAAAATCTCCATCCCAAGCACTCCAAGAAAAAAAGACACTGCTTATCAAAAGCAGACAAAGCGCAAAAAATTTAGAACCAGAGCGGCAATAGAACCTATCATCGGACATTTAAAAACCGATTTTAGGCTGGCAAAAAATTACTTCATGGGAGAAACGGGACCACAAATCAATGCATTACTAGCTGCAACCGCTTGGAACATGAAGAAAATGATGGAACTACTGAAACAGAAAATTATTTTCTTATTTTATAAGATACAAATTATGCTGTTTTCTAATCCTGTTTTTAAATATAAATTAAATAGTGGGTTTTGTTAA
- a CDS encoding SusC/RagA family TonB-linked outer membrane protein: MLKVFCYILILLHFATGQTRERLWKGKILNSSGTPLANVNVVSKSSSVRSDNAGKFTVKAGLNDSIRFSLIGYQPETIIARGNDDNLVVVLKELTNQLAEVEISTGYQKLKVNQINGSVTVLKKDLLEKQVGMNILDRLEGVTNGLVFQKGKTNLNPQNKLGVTVRGYGTINGPLDPLIVLDEFVYEGDINNINPNDIESVTVLKDAEATSIYGARGGNGVIVLTTKRSKMDGNTRLDLNFNTSVKEKPDLSPLAIVGNKDYIDLEEMLFAAGQFDSRLNSWDGPPVSPIVYWLDKRRKNEISDDAYQSRKAFYLKSDLRQQYRNYFYKPAQTQQLGVNISGGRASNSWTLALGQDWQKDNYSQPAVRTTIRLANTMTLNKWLTVNVSASYSNKKNRNSNIPSYATLASVGNQYVVPYLSLFDEHGSPAAFYESYGKTVLDTVGKGRLFDWNYYPVEDFKYNTETNTIQEYIANIGISIKLFSGGILKSNYQRQRQDGLIDNHYMKESYFVRDMVNAFSQINETTGKVTYIVPYGDILWKTGNNQESYAFRSQFDFNKKVGQHAFIAMAGLEIRQTKAWGNSMVYYGYREDPLSMVPVDFTTSYLKKPFGSSGTIMGTPNLSPTRLNRFVSVYGNFHYTWKDRYMLSGNIRRDGSNIYGVATNDKWKPLWSLGAGYVLSKESFFEKLPLNYLKLKATLGYSGNVDLSRSALPISGSATNSTINGSLPYGRIGTINNPSLRWEEVMQLNTGLEFALKDFPLSGSIEYYIKNGSDLYGETNYDYTSWGARGTIIQNVAAMKGKGLDVQLNYDLKSGVLGWQSSLIYNYNNNKTTAYYYPNDQSQLYRMVNASGTQINPVIGYPLYGLAAFIWKGLDDNGNPQGVWNGEISTDYTAINEGSIGSAGEGGSAHFIGSAIPVHYGGWLNTFSYKNLSLSFNLSYRMGYYFRRSSFTSSALINYGTVHPDYYDRWQQKGDHTNVPSLEFPLTMPGRDAFYGASEILVEKGDHIRLQFINLTYNLPKINRGINNIRLFANAANLGIIWRANRRGLDPDNPEAIPLQKNYSLGLRASF, encoded by the coding sequence ATGCTAAAAGTCTTTTGTTATATTCTTATCCTCCTTCATTTTGCCACAGGCCAAACTCGCGAAAGATTATGGAAAGGTAAGATTCTGAATTCCAGTGGCACACCGCTGGCAAATGTAAATGTGGTTTCGAAAAGTAGCTCTGTGCGCTCGGACAATGCCGGGAAATTTACTGTAAAGGCCGGACTAAATGATTCGATACGCTTTTCCCTGATCGGATACCAGCCGGAAACTATAATAGCTCGCGGAAACGATGATAACCTCGTTGTGGTGCTAAAAGAGCTAACAAATCAATTGGCGGAAGTTGAGATAAGTACAGGCTATCAGAAACTGAAGGTCAACCAGATCAATGGCTCAGTGACGGTACTGAAAAAAGATCTGCTGGAAAAGCAGGTTGGAATGAATATCCTGGATCGCTTAGAAGGGGTAACAAATGGACTTGTTTTCCAAAAAGGAAAAACCAATCTCAATCCACAAAATAAACTCGGGGTCACCGTGCGTGGATATGGTACCATAAACGGTCCACTGGATCCCTTGATCGTACTTGATGAATTTGTCTATGAAGGGGATATCAATAATATCAATCCGAACGATATTGAATCCGTTACAGTCCTGAAAGATGCCGAGGCGACGTCGATCTATGGTGCCCGGGGCGGAAATGGGGTGATTGTCCTGACTACAAAAAGGTCAAAAATGGATGGAAATACACGCCTTGATCTAAATTTCAACACAAGTGTTAAGGAAAAGCCTGATCTTTCTCCATTGGCTATAGTGGGCAATAAGGATTATATTGACCTAGAGGAAATGCTGTTTGCTGCTGGCCAGTTTGATAGCCGACTGAACAGCTGGGATGGGCCACCTGTTTCGCCTATCGTTTATTGGTTGGATAAAAGGCGTAAAAATGAAATCTCGGATGATGCATATCAGTCTCGTAAAGCGTTTTACCTAAAGTCTGATCTGAGGCAGCAGTATCGCAACTATTTTTATAAACCTGCACAGACGCAGCAATTAGGTGTAAATATCTCAGGAGGGCGAGCATCCAATAGCTGGACTCTTGCGCTGGGGCAGGACTGGCAGAAAGATAATTATAGCCAGCCCGCTGTACGTACAACAATTAGACTTGCCAATACGATGACCTTGAACAAATGGTTGACCGTCAATGTGTCAGCATCTTATTCCAATAAAAAAAACAGGAATAGCAATATTCCATCTTATGCTACACTGGCAAGTGTGGGCAACCAGTATGTGGTACCCTATCTGTCTCTGTTTGATGAGCACGGCAGCCCAGCGGCATTTTATGAAAGCTATGGAAAAACAGTGCTGGATACAGTAGGAAAAGGACGGTTATTCGACTGGAATTACTATCCCGTCGAGGATTTTAAATACAATACAGAAACGAATACGATCCAGGAATATATCGCAAATATCGGTATCAGTATTAAGCTTTTTTCTGGCGGTATATTGAAATCCAATTACCAGCGTCAGCGTCAAGATGGACTGATCGATAACCATTATATGAAAGAAAGTTATTTTGTGCGCGATATGGTGAATGCGTTCAGCCAGATCAATGAAACCACAGGAAAGGTAACTTACATCGTACCTTATGGGGATATTTTATGGAAAACAGGCAATAACCAAGAATCTTATGCTTTTAGAAGTCAATTTGATTTTAATAAAAAGGTAGGCCAGCATGCTTTCATTGCGATGGCCGGACTGGAGATACGGCAAACAAAGGCATGGGGCAATAGCATGGTCTATTATGGTTATCGTGAAGATCCGCTATCAATGGTTCCAGTAGATTTTACAACGAGTTATCTCAAGAAACCTTTCGGCAGTTCGGGTACAATAATGGGAACTCCAAATCTGTCTCCAACCAGACTGAATAGATTTGTAAGTGTTTACGGAAATTTTCATTATACCTGGAAAGATCGTTATATGCTCAGTGGAAATATAAGAAGAGATGGCTCGAATATTTATGGCGTAGCGACGAATGACAAATGGAAGCCGCTTTGGTCTTTAGGCGCGGGCTATGTGCTGTCCAAAGAATCGTTTTTCGAGAAACTTCCTTTAAATTATCTAAAGCTTAAAGCAACATTGGGTTATAGTGGTAATGTTGATTTGAGCCGGTCGGCCTTACCGATTAGCGGTTCGGCGACAAATTCAACCATCAATGGTTCGTTGCCTTATGGAAGGATCGGAACAATCAACAACCCTTCTTTGCGCTGGGAAGAAGTGATGCAGCTGAATACGGGACTGGAGTTCGCGCTAAAAGATTTTCCGCTTTCTGGTTCGATAGAATACTATATTAAAAATGGATCCGATCTCTATGGCGAGACTAATTATGATTATACGAGCTGGGGCGCTAGGGGAACGATCATCCAGAATGTAGCGGCAATGAAAGGAAAAGGATTGGATGTACAGCTAAATTATGACCTAAAATCAGGTGTATTGGGATGGCAGTCGTCGCTGATCTATAATTACAATAATAACAAGACAACTGCTTATTACTACCCCAATGACCAAAGTCAGCTCTATCGTATGGTAAATGCTTCTGGCACTCAGATCAATCCGGTTATTGGCTATCCACTGTATGGTCTTGCGGCATTTATCTGGAAAGGCCTTGACGATAACGGAAATCCGCAGGGAGTATGGAATGGGGAAATATCGACGGACTATACTGCAATTAATGAAGGTTCAATAGGAAGTGCGGGGGAGGGTGGTTCAGCCCATTTTATTGGTTCTGCCATACCTGTTCATTATGGTGGCTGGTTGAATACATTTTCCTATAAGAATCTGAGTCTGTCTTTCAATTTGAGTTATCGCATGGGCTATTACTTTCGGAGATCTTCGTTCACTTCAAGTGCTCTTATCAATTATGGAACGGTTCATCCCGATTATTATGATCGTTGGCAGCAAAAAGGAGACCATACCAACGTGCCATCTTTGGAATTTCCATTGACTATGCCCGGGAGGGATGCGTTTTATGGTGCTAGTGAAATCCTTGTTGAAAAGGGCGACCATATCCGACTCCAGTTTATCAACCTGACCTATAATTTGCCTAAAATAAACAGAGGGATCAATAATATACGATTATTTGCCAATGCGGCCAATCTAGGAATTATCTGGCGTGCAAACCGGCGCGGGCTTGATCCAGATAATCCCGAAGCGATTCCTTTGCAGAAAAATTATTCACTTGGCCTTCGTGCCAGCTTTTAA